A section of the Larus michahellis chromosome 1, bLarMic1.1, whole genome shotgun sequence genome encodes:
- the SULT1C4 gene encoding sulfotransferase 1C4 isoform X1 — translation MQCSMALDKMQDLSLKQAVSRAELDEVEGIPLTKPICSTWDQVWKFKARPDDLLIATYAKAGTTWTQEIVDMIQQNGDVEKCKRDTTYKRHPFLEWSFQDSSDASYSGLELAEAMPSPRTIKTHLPVQLVPPSFWEQNCKIIYVARNAKDNLVSYYHFHRMNKGLPDPGTWEEFVEKFMTGKVLWGSWYDHVKGWWKAKDKHRILYLFYEDMKENPKQEIQKILKFLEKEVNQEVLNKIIHHTSFEIMKENPMTNYTKEFQGIMDHSISPFMRKGIVGDWKNYFTVAQNQKFDEDYKKKMADTSLVFRMEL, via the exons ATGCAGTGCTCAATGGCACTGGATAAAATGCAAGATTTGAGTCTGAAACAGGCAGTGTCCCGAGCTGAGCTGGATGAAGTGGAAGGTATTCCCCTCACAAAACCAATATGCAGCACATGGGACCAAGTGTGGAAGTTCAAAGCCAGACCTGATGATCTCCTCATCGCAACCTATGCAAAAGCAG GTACCACATGGACACAGGAGATAGTGGATATGATTCAACAAAATGGAGATGTTGAGAAGTGTAAACGTGACACCACTTACAAACGACATCCTTTCCTTGAGTGGTCTTTCCAAGACTCTTCAGATGCGAGCTACTCAG GCCTGGAGTTAGCTGAAGCTATGCCTTCTCCACGAACAATAAAAACTCATCTCCCTGTGCAGCTGGTGCCTCCCTCCTTCTGGGAACAAAACTGTAAG ATAATCTATGTGGcgagaaatgcaaaagacaaccTGGTGTCCTACTACCATTTCCACAGAATGAATAAAGGACTGCCTGACCCAGGAACCTGGGAGGAGTTTGTGGAGAAATTCATGACCGGAAAAG TGCTCTGGGGTTCTTGGTATGACCATGTAAAAGGATGGTGGAAGGCAAAAGATAAGCACCGTATTCTCTATCTCTTCTATGAAGATATGAAGGAG AATCCAAAGCAAGAAATTCAGAAGATTCTGAAGTTCCTGGAGAAGGAGGTGAATCAGGAGGTTCTAAACAAGATAATCCATCACACCTCCTTTGAGATAATGAAAGAAAATCCCATGACAAACTACACTAAGGAGTTTCAGGGAATAATGGATCACTCCATCTCCCCCTTCATGAGAAAAG GGATTGTCGGTGActggaagaattacttcactgtgGCACAAAATCAGAAATTTGATGaagattataagaaaaaaatggctGATACCTCTCTTGTTTTTCGCATGGAATTGTGA
- the SULT1C4 gene encoding sulfotransferase 1C4 isoform X3: MQCSMALDKMQDLSLKQAVSRAELDEVEGIPLTKPICSTWDQVWKFKARPDDLLIATYAKAGTTWTQEIVDMIQQNGDVEKCKRDTTYKRHPFLELCSRLIMQHPTGLELAEAMPSPRTIKTHLPVQLVPPSFWEQNCKIIYVARNAKDNLVSYYHFHRMNKGLPDPGTWEEFVEKFMTGKVLWGSWYDHVKGWWKAKDKHRILYLFYEDMKENPKQEIQKILKFLEKEVNQEVLNKIIHHTSFEIMKENPMTNYTKEFQGIMDHSISPFMRKGIVGDWKNYFTVAQNQKFDEDYKKKMADTSLVFRMEL; the protein is encoded by the exons ATGCAGTGCTCAATGGCACTGGATAAAATGCAAGATTTGAGTCTGAAACAGGCAGTGTCCCGAGCTGAGCTGGATGAAGTGGAAGGTATTCCCCTCACAAAACCAATATGCAGCACATGGGACCAAGTGTGGAAGTTCAAAGCCAGACCTGATGATCTCCTCATCGCAACCTATGCAAAAGCAG GTACCACATGGACACAGGAGATAGTGGATATGATTCAACAAAATGGAGATGTTGAGAAGTGTAAACGTGACACCACTTACAAACGACATCCTTTCCTTGA GCTGTGT TCACGTCTCATAATGCAACATCCCACAGGCCTGGAGTTAGCTGAAGCTATGCCTTCTCCACGAACAATAAAAACTCATCTCCCTGTGCAGCTGGTGCCTCCCTCCTTCTGGGAACAAAACTGTAAG ATAATCTATGTGGcgagaaatgcaaaagacaaccTGGTGTCCTACTACCATTTCCACAGAATGAATAAAGGACTGCCTGACCCAGGAACCTGGGAGGAGTTTGTGGAGAAATTCATGACCGGAAAAG TGCTCTGGGGTTCTTGGTATGACCATGTAAAAGGATGGTGGAAGGCAAAAGATAAGCACCGTATTCTCTATCTCTTCTATGAAGATATGAAGGAG AATCCAAAGCAAGAAATTCAGAAGATTCTGAAGTTCCTGGAGAAGGAGGTGAATCAGGAGGTTCTAAACAAGATAATCCATCACACCTCCTTTGAGATAATGAAAGAAAATCCCATGACAAACTACACTAAGGAGTTTCAGGGAATAATGGATCACTCCATCTCCCCCTTCATGAGAAAAG GGATTGTCGGTGActggaagaattacttcactgtgGCACAAAATCAGAAATTTGATGaagattataagaaaaaaatggctGATACCTCTCTTGTTTTTCGCATGGAATTGTGA
- the SULT1C4 gene encoding sulfotransferase 1C4 isoform X2, with amino-acid sequence MALDKMQDLSLKQAVSRAELDEVEGIPLTKPICSTWDQVWKFKARPDDLLIATYAKAGTTWTQEIVDMIQQNGDVEKCKRDTTYKRHPFLEWSFQDSSDASYSGLELAEAMPSPRTIKTHLPVQLVPPSFWEQNCKIIYVARNAKDNLVSYYHFHRMNKGLPDPGTWEEFVEKFMTGKVLWGSWYDHVKGWWKAKDKHRILYLFYEDMKENPKQEIQKILKFLEKEVNQEVLNKIIHHTSFEIMKENPMTNYTKEFQGIMDHSISPFMRKGIVGDWKNYFTVAQNQKFDEDYKKKMADTSLVFRMEL; translated from the exons ATGGCACTGGATAAAATGCAAGATTTGAGTCTGAAACAGGCAGTGTCCCGAGCTGAGCTGGATGAAGTGGAAGGTATTCCCCTCACAAAACCAATATGCAGCACATGGGACCAAGTGTGGAAGTTCAAAGCCAGACCTGATGATCTCCTCATCGCAACCTATGCAAAAGCAG GTACCACATGGACACAGGAGATAGTGGATATGATTCAACAAAATGGAGATGTTGAGAAGTGTAAACGTGACACCACTTACAAACGACATCCTTTCCTTGAGTGGTCTTTCCAAGACTCTTCAGATGCGAGCTACTCAG GCCTGGAGTTAGCTGAAGCTATGCCTTCTCCACGAACAATAAAAACTCATCTCCCTGTGCAGCTGGTGCCTCCCTCCTTCTGGGAACAAAACTGTAAG ATAATCTATGTGGcgagaaatgcaaaagacaaccTGGTGTCCTACTACCATTTCCACAGAATGAATAAAGGACTGCCTGACCCAGGAACCTGGGAGGAGTTTGTGGAGAAATTCATGACCGGAAAAG TGCTCTGGGGTTCTTGGTATGACCATGTAAAAGGATGGTGGAAGGCAAAAGATAAGCACCGTATTCTCTATCTCTTCTATGAAGATATGAAGGAG AATCCAAAGCAAGAAATTCAGAAGATTCTGAAGTTCCTGGAGAAGGAGGTGAATCAGGAGGTTCTAAACAAGATAATCCATCACACCTCCTTTGAGATAATGAAAGAAAATCCCATGACAAACTACACTAAGGAGTTTCAGGGAATAATGGATCACTCCATCTCCCCCTTCATGAGAAAAG GGATTGTCGGTGActggaagaattacttcactgtgGCACAAAATCAGAAATTTGATGaagattataagaaaaaaatggctGATACCTCTCTTGTTTTTCGCATGGAATTGTGA